A genomic region of Peptoniphilus sp. ING2-D1G contains the following coding sequences:
- a CDS encoding UPF0365 protein (High confidence in function and specificity), producing MLGDILGGGFIVVIIVLIILFFTFVPVGLWVTAYFSGVKVKISDLIGMKLRRVRPGRIVNPMIKATKAGLNLEISGLEAHYLAGGNVNTLVDALIAAERANIPLQFERGAAIDLAGRDVLEAVQVSVNPKVIETPNISAVAQDGIEVVVKAKVTVRANIDRLVGGAGEETIIARVGEGIVTTVGSSSTYKAVLENPDSISKVVLEKGLDSGTAFEILSIDIADVDVARNIGARLQTDQAEADKRIAEAKASERRAMALAREQEMKAEVEAMRAKVVEAESEVPLAMAEALKSGNLGVIDYYKMRNISSDTDMRESISKITNNKTNGKDKK from the coding sequence ATGTTAGGTGATATTCTTGGAGGGGGCTTTATTGTAGTTATAATAGTCCTGATAATTTTATTTTTTACTTTTGTACCTGTAGGATTGTGGGTTACAGCGTATTTTTCAGGAGTTAAGGTAAAAATTTCGGATTTAATAGGTATGAAACTCAGACGAGTAAGACCGGGCAGAATTGTAAATCCGATGATAAAGGCAACCAAAGCGGGGCTTAATTTAGAAATATCGGGTTTGGAAGCCCATTATCTCGCTGGAGGAAATGTAAATACTCTTGTAGATGCTTTAATAGCGGCGGAAAGAGCAAATATTCCTCTTCAATTTGAAAGAGGAGCTGCAATTGATCTTGCAGGACGTGATGTATTGGAAGCGGTACAAGTATCGGTAAATCCCAAGGTAATTGAAACTCCTAATATTTCAGCTGTAGCTCAAGATGGTATAGAAGTAGTCGTTAAAGCAAAAGTTACAGTAAGGGCAAACATAGACAGACTTGTAGGAGGAGCAGGAGAAGAAACCATAATAGCCAGAGTAGGTGAAGGTATTGTAACGACAGTAGGTTCATCTTCTACCTATAAAGCTGTGCTTGAAAATCCGGACTCCATATCAAAAGTGGTATTGGAAAAGGGTCTTGATTCCGGAACAGCTTTTGAAATACTCTCAATAGATATTGCAGATGTCGACGTAGCAAGAAATATAGGCGCAAGGCTGCAAACAGACCAAGCGGAAGCGGATAAAAGAATAGCTGAAGCAAAGGCCTCAGAAAGAAGAGCTATGGCACTTGCGAGAGAACAAGAAATGAAAGCGGAAGTTGAGGCCATGAGAGCAAAGGTAGTAGAAGCCGAATCAGAAGTTCCTCTTGCAATGGCAGAAGCATTAAAAAGTGGAAATCTTGGCGTAATAGACTATTACAAGATGAGAAATATCAGTTCGGATACAGATATGAGGGAATCAATTTCAAAGATAACTAACAACAAAACTAATGGCAAAGATAAGAAATAG
- a CDS encoding nodulation efficiency protein D (NfeD) (NfeD-like proteins are widely distributed throughout prokaryotes and are frequently associated with genes encoding stomatin-like proteins (slipins). There appear to be three major groups: an ancestral group with only an N-terminal serine protease domain and this C-terminal beta sheet-rich domain which is structurally very a second major group with an additional middle, membrane-spanning domain, associated in some species with eoslipin and in others with yqfA; a final 'artificial' group which unites truncated forms lacking the protease region and associated with their ancestral gene partner, either yqfA or eoslipin; High confidence in function and specificity): MKKIYVALMLIIVLFGTKIFADSERAYVIPVDSEINNSTVSFIKESINKAEAEGADVLVFEIDTYGGSVFSAEQIKNMIIATDLKTVAYVNNKAESAGVLISIACEKLYMNVTSTIGSAETIPNTEKNISFWRSLLRDTAQYRGRNAEVVEAMADSDVVIDSLSPKGKLVNLTANEAKEYGVADGVVKNIGELWENLEMSKENVKFADMSMSQKFVKAISTSSISTLLLMLGMMGFLFEIFSPGFGVGGVISIISFSLFFIGNIISGNSNWYSVFVFLLGLVLIFVEILIPGFGIAGISGIIAVVIGIVLALGSIETAITSLSISIIITIIFGVFLVKRGMKSRLFRKFTLTKASTTEEGYYSNEKPDLKLKDIGITVSTLRPIGYIKVDGEKYEAIAYGGFIEKNVEVEVCEIVSQKIYVRRTSDVR, translated from the coding sequence ATGAAGAAGATTTATGTTGCTCTAATGTTGATAATTGTATTATTTGGAACAAAAATATTTGCCGATTCAGAAAGGGCATATGTAATCCCTGTAGATTCAGAAATTAATAATTCTACCGTTAGTTTTATAAAGGAAAGCATTAATAAAGCGGAAGCAGAAGGAGCAGATGTACTGGTGTTTGAAATTGATACCTACGGAGGATCTGTATTTTCTGCGGAGCAGATAAAAAACATGATAATTGCAACAGACTTAAAAACAGTTGCCTATGTAAACAACAAGGCTGAATCTGCAGGAGTTTTGATATCCATAGCTTGTGAAAAACTCTACATGAATGTCACATCCACCATCGGCTCGGCAGAAACTATTCCAAATACTGAAAAAAACATTTCCTTTTGGAGATCACTGCTTAGAGATACCGCCCAATACAGAGGAAGAAATGCCGAGGTAGTAGAGGCAATGGCAGATAGTGATGTCGTTATAGATTCACTGTCTCCCAAGGGGAAACTGGTTAATTTAACAGCTAATGAAGCAAAGGAATATGGAGTTGCAGATGGAGTTGTAAAAAATATAGGTGAGTTATGGGAAAACCTTGAAATGTCGAAGGAAAATGTCAAATTTGCCGATATGAGCATGTCCCAAAAGTTTGTCAAAGCTATTTCCACATCAAGCATATCAACCTTACTTTTAATGTTAGGAATGATGGGATTTTTATTTGAAATTTTTTCTCCCGGTTTTGGTGTTGGCGGAGTGATTTCAATTATATCATTTTCTTTATTTTTCATAGGGAACATCATATCAGGTAATTCCAACTGGTATTCGGTATTCGTATTTTTGCTTGGATTAGTGTTGATATTTGTCGAAATACTGATTCCGGGATTCGGAATAGCCGGAATATCGGGAATAATAGCCGTAGTAATAGGAATTGTGCTGGCGCTTGGTTCAATAGAAACTGCGATAACGTCATTGTCAATATCTATTATAATAACTATTATATTCGGAGTATTTTTAGTAAAAAGAGGGATGAAGTCTCGATTGTTTAGAAAGTTCACTTTGACAAAAGCTTCAACAACTGAAGAAGGATACTACAGCAATGAAAAACCTGATTTAAAATTAAAAGATATAGGAATAACTGTGTCAACTTTAAGGCCTATAGGGTATATTAAAGTTGATGGAGAAAAATATGAAGCCATCGCATATGGAGGATTTATAGAAAAGAATGTTGAAGTGGAGGTTTGTGAGATTGTTTCACAAAAGATTTATGTAAGGAGGACATCAGATGTTAGGTGA
- a CDS encoding GatB/Yqey domain protein (The function of this domain found in the YqeY protein is uncertain; High confidence in function and specificity), producing the protein MSLKDKLMEDLKSAMRNKDRLKKDTITMVRAAIKQREVDERIELTDQDVLDILTKQLKEKRSSIEEFKKGNRDDLIDQTNDEIKVLLEYLPQQLTEEELIDIVQRVIDENNISSPKDMGILMKNVMPKIKGRADGKMVSKVAQNLLSKPGK; encoded by the coding sequence ATGTCTTTAAAAGATAAGCTTATGGAAGATTTGAAATCCGCCATGAGAAATAAGGACAGATTGAAAAAAGATACCATTACCATGGTACGTGCTGCTATTAAGCAAAGAGAAGTTGATGAGAGAATTGAATTAACCGACCAAGATGTTCTTGATATTCTCACTAAACAGCTTAAAGAAAAGAGATCTTCAATCGAAGAATTTAAAAAAGGCAACCGAGACGATTTGATTGACCAAACTAATGATGAAATAAAAGTACTGCTTGAATACTTACCTCAACAACTAACAGAAGAAGAATTAATTGACATAGTGCAGAGGGTAATAGATGAAAATAATATTAGCTCTCCAAAGGACATGGGGATTTTAATGAAAAATGTAATGCCTAAAATAAAAGGAAGAGCAGATGGGAAAATGGTCAGCAAAGTTGCTCAAAATTTGTTAAGTAAACCCGGTAAATAA
- a CDS encoding Ribosomal protein S21 (Hypothetical protein), with translation MSEIRVGENESLDNALKRFKRQCATSGVLKEYRKREHYEKPSVRRKKKSEEARRKKHSRY, from the coding sequence ATGTCAGAAATCAGAGTTGGAGAAAATGAATCTCTTGACAATGCTCTTAAAAGATTTAAGAGACAATGTGCTACTAGTGGAGTTTTAAAAGAGTACAGAAAAAGAGAACATTATGAAAAACCCAGTGTAAGAAGAAAGAAAAAATCTGAAGAAGCACGTAGAAAGAAACATTCCAGATATTAA
- the hinT gene encoding purine nucleoside phosphoramidase (HIT (histidine triad) proteins, named for a short motif related to the sequence (His-x-His-x-His-x-x, where x is a hydrophobic residue) [1,2] are a superfamily of nucleotide hydrolases which acts on the alpha-phosphate of ribonucleotides; High confidence in function and specificity): MGCLFCNIISGEIPSDKVYEDDSIYVFKDIDPQAPVHLLIIPKLHISSLDEVGEEHKELLSHILLKVKDFAEEFNLEKGYRLVVNTKEDGGQSVAHLHFHLLGGRSMQWPPG; the protein is encoded by the coding sequence ATGGGTTGCTTATTTTGCAATATAATTTCAGGAGAAATACCGTCAGATAAAGTCTATGAAGATGATTCCATATATGTATTTAAAGACATTGATCCACAGGCCCCTGTTCATTTACTAATAATACCGAAGCTTCACATAAGTTCTTTAGATGAAGTAGGAGAAGAACACAAGGAGCTTTTATCTCACATTCTTCTTAAGGTTAAGGATTTCGCAGAGGAATTTAATCTTGAGAAGGGATATAGACTTGTTGTAAATACAAAGGAAGATGGAGGGCAAAGCGTAGCGCATTTACATTTTCATCTTTTAGGTGGTAGAAGCATGCAATGGCCACCGGGTTGA
- the mtaB gene encoding Threonylcarbamoyladenosine tRNA methylthiotransferase MtaB (Catalyzes the methylthiolation of N6-threonylcarbamoyladenosine (t6A), leading to the formation of 2-methylthio-N6-threonylcarbamoyladenosine (ms2t6A) at position 37 in tRNAs that read codons beginning with adenine; High confidence in function and specificity) — protein sequence MTLGCKVNQYESEAVSELFISRGYKHTSHESEDADIYVINTCTVTNISDRKSRQTIRRVKKNNPDSIVAVMGCYSQVSPEDVSKIEGVDIVLGTTERNRIVDLCEEFEKGKKQLNIVRSLKGDHCFQHISTKSTYDKTRAYMKVQDGCNRFCSYCIIPYARGSIRSRDMNDAIKEARELAEAGYREIILTGIHVGSYGYDLGDIRLIDLIEKIAQIDGIDRIRLSSVEQGIISEDFMQRALKTNKLCDHFHLSLQSGCNKTLKNMNRKYTTDEFYKKTELIRKYMPNAGITTDVIVGFPGETEEDFKESCGFIEKVGFSRIHIFKYSIREGTVAAKMPNQVDGNIKIDRSNTLFDINKKLMGEFAKNNLGLKKSVLIEEEIEPDRFLGYTTNYIRCSINSDENIHNRIVDVNLLETEGETLAAKIL from the coding sequence ATGACCCTCGGCTGCAAGGTCAATCAATATGAATCAGAAGCGGTATCGGAGCTTTTTATTAGCAGAGGCTATAAACACACAAGCCACGAAAGCGAAGATGCCGACATATATGTAATAAATACCTGTACAGTTACCAATATATCGGACAGAAAATCAAGGCAAACCATAAGAAGAGTAAAGAAAAACAATCCCGACTCAATCGTTGCAGTGATGGGTTGTTACTCACAAGTTTCTCCTGAAGATGTCTCAAAAATAGAAGGTGTCGATATAGTTTTAGGAACTACGGAAAGAAATAGAATTGTAGACCTTTGTGAAGAATTTGAAAAGGGGAAAAAACAATTAAACATAGTAAGATCTCTTAAGGGAGATCATTGTTTTCAACACATAAGCACGAAATCCACCTATGACAAAACCAGAGCTTACATGAAAGTTCAAGACGGGTGTAATAGATTTTGCAGTTACTGCATAATTCCCTATGCGAGAGGATCCATACGGTCAAGAGATATGAATGATGCCATAAAAGAGGCAAGGGAGCTTGCAGAAGCGGGATATAGAGAAATCATCTTGACAGGAATTCACGTGGGTTCCTATGGATATGATTTAGGTGATATAAGGCTTATAGACTTAATTGAAAAAATAGCGCAAATAGATGGCATTGACAGAATAAGACTTTCATCAGTTGAACAGGGAATTATTTCTGAAGATTTCATGCAAAGAGCACTTAAGACAAACAAACTCTGCGATCACTTTCATCTGTCTTTGCAAAGCGGTTGTAATAAAACCTTAAAAAACATGAATAGAAAATATACCACCGATGAATTCTATAAAAAAACCGAGCTAATAAGAAAATACATGCCCAACGCAGGAATCACTACAGATGTCATAGTAGGGTTTCCGGGAGAGACTGAAGAGGATTTTAAAGAGAGTTGTGGTTTTATAGAAAAAGTAGGGTTTTCAAGAATCCACATTTTTAAATATTCCATACGAGAAGGCACTGTTGCTGCAAAAATGCCAAATCAAGTGGACGGAAATATAAAAATAGACAGATCCAATACTCTGTTTGATATAAATAAAAAATTAATGGGAGAATTTGCAAAAAATAATTTAGGATTAAAAAAATCCGTTTTAATTGAAGAAGAAATTGAACCTGATAGATTTTTGGGATATACTACCAATTATATAAGGTGCAGCATAAATTCCGATGAAAACATCCACAACAGGATAGTAGATGTAAATTTATTGGAAACCGAGGGAGAAACCTTGGCAGCAAAAATTTTGTAA
- a CDS encoding RNA methyltransferase, RsmE family (Specifically methylates the N3 position of the uracil ring of uridine 1498 (m3U1498) in 16S rRNA. Acts on the fully assembled 30S ribosomal subunit; High confidence in function and specificity), which yields MFRFFTEKIFEDNLELSKEDSHHFLDVLRINEHEKVEVVAGNGKFIACLEDVVSNRVVLKKLDKITEENESEVNLSLAFGILKNNNTEEVLKYATEVGVKEFYPLYTKRVVSNISGKEDKKLYRWEKIVESAAKQSKRDVIPIVHSPINLKDIEKISEGKKLIVAYESEKKMRFDNIMKKKDMLLIIGPEGGFEEEEIQFLKNLGAYIISLGNRTLRAQTAAICASFYIIHSLERS from the coding sequence ATGTTTAGGTTTTTTACAGAAAAAATTTTTGAAGATAATTTAGAGTTAAGCAAAGAAGATTCACATCATTTTCTCGACGTTCTCAGGATAAATGAGCATGAAAAAGTTGAAGTAGTCGCCGGTAACGGGAAATTTATCGCCTGTCTGGAAGATGTAGTGAGCAATAGAGTTGTTTTGAAAAAATTGGACAAAATAACAGAAGAAAACGAAAGTGAAGTAAATTTGTCTTTGGCCTTCGGAATTTTAAAAAACAACAATACGGAAGAAGTTTTAAAATATGCCACTGAAGTAGGTGTAAAGGAATTTTATCCACTCTATACCAAAAGAGTTGTGTCAAATATATCAGGTAAAGAAGACAAAAAATTATACAGATGGGAAAAGATTGTCGAATCAGCTGCCAAACAATCGAAAAGGGATGTAATACCCATAGTTCACTCACCAATAAACTTAAAAGATATAGAAAAAATAAGTGAAGGCAAAAAACTGATTGTAGCCTATGAAAGTGAAAAAAAGATGAGGTTTGACAATATAATGAAAAAAAAAGATATGCTTTTAATCATAGGTCCTGAAGGCGGATTTGAAGAAGAAGAAATTCAATTCTTAAAAAACTTGGGTGCATATATAATTTCTTTAGGCAATAGAACTCTAAGGGCTCAAACAGCAGCAATATGCGCAAGCTTTTACATAATACATTCCTTGGAAAGGAGCTGA
- a CDS encoding ribosomal protein L11 methyltransferase (Ribosomal protein L11 methyltransferase (EC:2.1.1) is required for the methylation of ribosomal protein L11. It forms a bifunctional operon in Escherichia coli with panF (pantothenate transport); High confidence in function and specificity) translates to MKYIELKITSDRNNTEKLIEYLNSKNIFIYEEYGEQIYEELKENEKSWDFIDDDIFKTETGKILLKIYFSPKEHGEYEKLKMGIEAESLGEVTIEEQDDEDWANNWKKYYHVIEIGENIAIKPHWESYDNIGNRAIVEIDPGMAFGTGMHETTYLCIEAIEKYIKKGDKIFDIGCGSGILGITALKLGASSAFCVDIDENCIIATNNNKKLNNIGDELLVHKGNLLDVVKGKANIIISNIIAEVISEMVLDLNNHLEKDGIFIFSGIIKEKMEFMKHILKKQGMEILEIKEKNEWVLIVGKRNV, encoded by the coding sequence ATGAAGTACATTGAGTTAAAAATAACTTCAGACAGAAATAACACAGAGAAATTAATAGAATATTTAAATTCAAAAAATATCTTTATTTATGAAGAATATGGAGAGCAAATATATGAAGAACTAAAGGAAAATGAAAAAAGCTGGGACTTTATAGATGATGATATTTTTAAAACAGAAACAGGGAAAATCTTATTAAAAATATATTTTTCGCCCAAGGAACATGGTGAGTATGAAAAACTGAAAATGGGGATTGAAGCTGAAAGTTTAGGAGAAGTAACAATAGAAGAGCAGGATGACGAAGATTGGGCAAATAATTGGAAAAAGTATTATCATGTAATTGAAATAGGCGAAAACATAGCAATAAAACCTCATTGGGAAAGCTATGATAATATAGGTAACAGAGCTATAGTAGAGATAGATCCCGGAATGGCCTTCGGAACAGGAATGCATGAGACAACATATCTTTGCATTGAAGCCATTGAAAAATACATAAAAAAAGGCGATAAAATTTTTGATATAGGTTGTGGAAGTGGAATATTGGGAATAACTGCACTTAAACTCGGTGCAAGTTCTGCTTTTTGTGTGGATATTGATGAAAATTGCATCATTGCAACCAATAACAACAAAAAACTGAATAATATCGGAGATGAATTATTGGTTCATAAAGGAAATCTTTTGGATGTTGTTAAGGGTAAGGCAAATATAATAATTTCTAATATAATAGCTGAGGTAATTTCAGAAATGGTACTCGACTTAAACAATCATTTAGAAAAGGATGGAATATTTATTTTTTCAGGTATAATAAAAGAAAAGATGGAGTTTATGAAGCATATTTTAAAAAAACAAGGTATGGAAATTTTAGAAATCAAAGAAAAAAACGAATGGGTTCTAATAGTAGGTAAAAGAAATGTTTAG
- the dnaJ gene encoding Chaperone protein DnaJ (Participates actively in the response to hyperosmotic and heat shock by preventing the aggregation of stress-denatured proteins and by disaggregating proteins, also in an autonomous, DnaK-independent fashion. Unfolded proteins bind initially to DnaJ; upon interaction with the DnaJ-bound protein, DnaK hydrolyzes its bound ATP, resulting in the formation of a stable complex. GrpE releases ADP from DnaK; ATP binding to DnaK triggers the release of the substrate protein, thus completing the reaction cycle. Several rounds of ATP-dependent interactions between DnaJ, DnaK and GrpE are required for fully efficient folding. Also involved, together with DnaK and GrpE, in the DNA replication of plasmids through activation of initiation proteins; High confidence in function and specificity) has translation MRDFYEILEVGRNATLTEIKKSYKKLAKKYHPDLNNGDEEAEKKFKEINIAYEVLSDDDKRTTYDLYGEDGVKQNYQDSGFGGFSDIFGDFFDMFGGGFKEERTSYRKNSPKKGADIRYDINLEFREAVFGVEKEISIRRRDTCDRCDGEGTEPGTHKQTCDKCGGSGQVQMQTSSAFGRFIRVVTCDKCGGTGEVIEEPCTKCGGAGKETTTKKIKIKIPEGVDNGTIISMNGEGHAGENGGPRGDLFIYITVREDAVFKRKGYDLYFNMPITYMDAVLGGKIKVPTLTKLTEFEVPKGTQGGTTFKLKNEGVAKVRGTGKGDLYFTVDIIIPKKITDEQKVILEELRNKSNTAEKEEKGFFSKVKEFFE, from the coding sequence TTGAGAGATTTTTATGAAATACTTGAAGTTGGTCGCAATGCGACTCTAACAGAAATTAAAAAATCCTATAAAAAACTAGCTAAAAAATATCATCCTGATTTAAATAACGGTGATGAAGAAGCTGAAAAAAAATTCAAGGAAATAAATATTGCCTATGAAGTCCTGTCCGATGACGACAAAAGAACTACCTATGATCTATATGGAGAAGATGGAGTAAAACAAAACTATCAAGACAGCGGTTTTGGAGGTTTTTCGGACATATTTGGAGATTTTTTTGATATGTTCGGCGGGGGTTTCAAAGAGGAAAGGACTTCATATAGAAAGAATTCCCCTAAAAAGGGCGCGGATATAAGATATGATATAAATTTGGAATTCAGGGAAGCTGTTTTCGGAGTAGAAAAAGAAATAAGCATAAGACGCAGAGACACTTGCGACAGATGTGACGGCGAAGGCACAGAACCGGGAACTCATAAGCAAACCTGTGATAAATGTGGTGGTTCCGGACAAGTTCAAATGCAAACATCTTCCGCTTTTGGGAGATTTATCAGAGTGGTGACTTGCGATAAGTGTGGCGGAACCGGAGAAGTGATTGAAGAACCCTGTACAAAGTGTGGTGGAGCAGGCAAGGAAACAACGACCAAAAAAATCAAGATAAAAATTCCCGAAGGAGTGGACAACGGGACTATTATTTCCATGAATGGAGAAGGTCATGCCGGAGAAAACGGAGGCCCCAGAGGAGACTTATTTATTTATATTACTGTTCGCGAGGATGCGGTTTTCAAAAGAAAAGGATATGATCTTTATTTTAATATGCCAATAACTTATATGGATGCTGTACTTGGTGGGAAAATTAAGGTTCCGACCCTTACAAAATTAACGGAATTTGAAGTGCCCAAGGGTACTCAAGGAGGAACAACTTTTAAATTAAAAAATGAAGGAGTTGCCAAGGTTAGAGGAACGGGAAAAGGAGATTTATATTTTACTGTAGACATAATTATTCCAAAAAAAATAACAGATGAACAAAAAGTTATTTTAGAAGAACTTAGAAATAAAAGCAATACGGCAGAAAAGGAAGAGAAGGGATTTTTCAGCAAAGTCAAAGAATTTTTTGAATAG